In one window of Hyalangium ruber DNA:
- a CDS encoding PPC domain-containing protein produces MRLLLSPVFILTWCVFSPTEALAQFGQCGMDAISRADAEARVEWARRCALNKLATTQGFPVTDGPNPMIDYQEVAPSTYGQNAFHGDFMNFEVNATYSYSLFSIMPYTQVMDAYGFYQWTSATNRRANPYYPIFGTTPTPGVGSQLYPHPQLRDCNLYTDRSGYNVAPTFYVSMYCSSTPEALANGVPLAGQSYGAGTEKVFTVAVPEGSVGLSITLSGGSGNADLYVKRGSPPTTGSYDCASAYGGSYDSCYFPSAEGTYYVMVRGTTSYSNVSVSARWNALSPNSPVYNLYAGWGTEKYYTFYVPSGSSSASFNISGGTGDADIYVRYGAPPTLNDFDCRPYTGGNAETCSFSYPSGGTYYVMVRAWSRYSGVALSANYVTPPPPPPSCLGQQMLPQCPVDQMACPQDPCL; encoded by the coding sequence ATGAGGCTCCTGCTCTCTCCTGTGTTCATCCTGACGTGGTGCGTCTTCAGCCCTACGGAAGCCCTGGCGCAATTCGGGCAATGCGGAATGGATGCCATCAGCCGAGCGGACGCGGAGGCCCGGGTGGAGTGGGCCCGCAGGTGCGCGCTCAACAAGCTGGCCACCACCCAGGGGTTTCCCGTCACCGACGGCCCCAACCCGATGATCGACTATCAGGAGGTGGCTCCATCCACCTATGGCCAGAACGCCTTCCATGGCGACTTCATGAACTTCGAGGTCAACGCGACCTACTCTTATTCACTTTTCTCCATCATGCCTTACACGCAGGTGATGGATGCCTATGGCTTCTACCAGTGGACCTCCGCGACCAATAGGCGGGCCAACCCGTACTACCCAATCTTCGGCACCACGCCCACGCCCGGAGTGGGCAGCCAGCTCTACCCTCACCCACAACTGAGGGACTGCAACCTCTATACGGATCGCAGCGGCTACAACGTGGCGCCGACGTTCTATGTGAGCATGTACTGCAGCTCCACTCCCGAGGCCCTCGCCAACGGAGTCCCTCTCGCGGGGCAGAGCTACGGTGCCGGCACCGAGAAGGTGTTCACCGTGGCCGTGCCGGAGGGCTCGGTGGGCCTGAGCATCACCCTCAGCGGTGGCTCGGGGAACGCGGACCTGTACGTCAAGCGAGGCAGCCCACCGACGACGGGCTCGTATGACTGCGCCTCGGCCTACGGCGGCAGCTACGACTCGTGCTACTTCCCGTCCGCCGAGGGCACCTACTACGTGATGGTGCGGGGCACCACGAGCTACTCCAACGTCTCGGTGTCGGCACGCTGGAACGCGCTCTCGCCCAACAGCCCCGTCTACAACCTCTATGCGGGGTGGGGGACCGAGAAGTACTACACCTTCTACGTCCCCAGTGGCAGCTCCAGCGCCTCGTTCAACATCTCGGGCGGAACGGGAGACGCGGACATCTATGTCCGCTACGGCGCCCCGCCCACCCTGAATGACTTTGACTGCCGGCCCTATACCGGCGGCAATGCCGAGACCTGCTCCTTCTCTTATCCCAGCGGGGGCACCTACTACGTCATGGTCCGGGCCTGGAGCAGGTACTCCGGCGTGGCACTCTCCGCCAACTACGTCACGCCACCGCCACCGCCACCCTCCTGTCTGGGACAGCAGATGCTGCCCCAATGCCCGGTCGATCAGATGGCGTGTCCCCAGGACCCCTGCCTTTGA